A single Drechmeria coniospora strain ARSEF 6962 chromosome 03, whole genome shotgun sequence DNA region contains:
- a CDS encoding negative regulator of the PHO system produces MDGKRHPSSFQQLEKLGEGTYATVFKGRNRQTGELVALKEIHLDSEEGTPSTAIREISLMKELKHENIVALHDVIHTENKLMLVFEFMDGDLKRYMDTNGERGALKPATIKSFMYQLLKGIDFCHQNRVLHRDLKPQNLLINSKGLLKLGDFGLARAFGIPVNTFSNEVVTLWYRAPDVLLGSRTYNTSIDIWSAGCIMAEMYTGRPLFPGTTNEDQIVRIFRIMGTPTERSWPGITQFPEYKPSFQMYATQDLRNILHAIDPTGIDLLQRMLQLRPELRISAHDALQHPWFSDIVMHQQQQQQQQQQPLHPQARAYQQGVPAQNFDTY; encoded by the exons ATGGACGGAAAGAGACATCCCAGCTCGTTTCAGCAGCTAGAGAAACTGGGCGAGGGTACATACGCTACA GTCTTCAAAGGCAGAAACCGCCAGACAGGCGAGCTCGTGGCGTTGAAGGAAATCCACCTCGACTCGGAAGAAGGCACACCGTCGACAGCGATTCGTGAAATATCGCTTATGAAAGAGCTCAAGCACGAGAACATTGTCGCCCTGCACGATGTGATCCACACGGAGAACAAGCTCATGCTCGTTTTCGAGTTCATGGACGGGGATTTGAAGAGATACATGGACACAaacggcgagcgaggagcgCTCAAGCCGGCGACCATCAAGTCCTTCATGTACCAACTGCTCAAGGGCATCGACTTTTGCCACCAGAACCGAGTGCTGCACCGCGATCTGAAGCCACAAAATCTCCTCATCAACAGCAAGGGGCTGTTGAAGCTCGGGGACTTTGGACTGGCTCGCGCATTCGGCATACCTGTAAACACCTTTTCCAACGAGGTCGTGACCCTGTGGTACCGAGCCCCCGACGTCCTCCTGGGCAGCAGGACTTACAACACGAGCATCGACATTTGGTCTGCCGGCTgcatcatggccgagatgTACACCGGAAGACCTTTGTTCCCCGGCACGACCAACGAGGACCAAATCGTGAGGATATTCCGAATCATGggcacgccgacggagcGCTCCTGGCCAGGCATTACGCAATTCCCCGAGTACAAGCCGAGCTTCCAGATGTACGCCACGCAAGACCTCCGCAACATCCTCCATGCCATCGACCCGACCGGCATCGACCTACTGCAGAGGATGCTTCAGCTGCGGCCCGAGCTTCGAATAAGTGCGCATGATGCGTTGCAGCATCCGTGGTTCAGCGACATTGTCAtgcatcagcagcagcagcagcagcagcagcagcaacctTTGCACCCCCAAGCCAGGGCGTACCAGCAAGGTGTGCCGGCCCAAAATTTTGACACGTACTAG